AAGCACTATATATAGTAAATAAAGACACAATATCTTTCGCTCCGTTTGACGAATTTGTAACTATTGGATCTAAGCTGATTATTGCAAAGAAGGAGTTAAAGGAATCCAAATCTGGAAATGTTGTTTTCAAATATAAAGAACGATGAAAATATCACCCGAAGGAATAGCAATAACCAAGCGTTTCTTTGAAGCACTCGATATGCTCAAAGCGCAGAAACGTATACGCGGGCTATTAACTTTTACTAAAGCTCATGACATTAACTATTGGAACATCAATACGGTAAGGAATCAACCAGAAGTGAGCGTTCTTAAGCCAGAGTGGTTGGGTTACTTGATACAGGACTATAACGTATCTGCAGAATGGTTATTGACAGGGGAAGGAGGCATGTTCAAATGACTATCAAATGGTATCATATTTTTTTACTTGACAAAGAGAATGATAAATCTGACGCTAAACTTCGTTTCAGAGTACGATGGGGACAAAATATAGTAGCTTTCAGTCTTGGCTTTCGTGTCGATACCTCAAAGTGGAGCTTAGATACACAACGTTGTAAAAACGGCACTACGCATGGGAAAAATAAAGTGATGGCATCAGTTATTAATCGTGAGATAAATCGGTATGAAGAAGCTGCTGAAAAAATCTTCAACCAATTTGAGAAAGAAAACAAGGTTCCAGATAAACAGACATTCAGGGAGGCTTTTCTAAAAGAAGTCAGGAATATTGAAGTCCCGGAAGAACTTTCCGAAGAGAGTGTATTTTTGAAAGCTTATAATACTTTTACAAAAGAAATGGGATTTCAAAATTCTTGGACAGATGCTACCTATAAAAAATTCGCGACGTTAAAAAATCACTTATTGGCATTCAACAATAAGATAACATTTTCTTCACTAAACGAAGAGGGGCTAAACTCATTTGTAGCTTATCTTAAAGATGATGCGGATCTACGTAATAGTACCATCAAAAAGCAAATAGGTTTCCTTAAATGGTTTTTGCGTTGGGCTAACGCAAAAGGCTATCATGATATAAGAAATTTCGAAATATTCTCCCCTAAGCTAAAAGACACAGAGAAAAAAGTAATATTCCTTGAATGGGATGAGCTTATGAAAGTTTACAATTTTGAATTTCCAAAAAACAAACGTTACTTAGAGCGAGTTAGGGATGTGTTCTGTTTTTGCTGTTTCACATCTTTAAGATATTCAGATGTTGCCAATCTTAAATGGCATAATGTATCGGATGACTATATAATGATTACGACTATAAAGACAGCAGATACGCTAAAAATAGAGTTAAACGACTACTCGAAGGAAATATTGGAAAAATACAGAGATTACAGCTTTCCAGACAACAAGGTGCTACCAGTAATAACAAACCAGAAAATGAATGAATATATAAAGCAAGTCGGATATGTTTGTGAAATAAATACACCTATTAATATAACATATTACAGAGGGAACAAACGGATAGATGAAGTTTATCCAAAATATAAGCTACTAGGAACTCATTCAGGAAGACGTACATTTATCTGCAATGCTCTTATGCTCGGCATCTCTCCGGAGGTTGTAATGAAATGGACAGGGCATAGCGACTATAAGTCCATGAAACCGTATATAGGTATTACTGATTCATCTAAACAAGAAGCCATGAAATTATTCAACAAAAATAAGTCAAAACAAACACATAGTCCCCAAAATAGTCCCCAAACGGAAAAGACTACTGATAATCAGTAGTCTTTGTGGAGCTGGAGAGATTCGAACTCTCGTCCAAACGAGGAACTAATCTGCTTTCTACATGTTTATCTTCGCTTTGATTGTCGGGGAAAGGCAAGACCGAAGCAACCAACCAATCCCTTATCCTTTAAAGTTTCGCACAAAGACCAAGGAAAACTTTGTACTATCTCCGATATTGCTGTACCACCGTATCAGATAGCTTCGAAGCCACAGCATCTGGGTGATATCCCGTTCCCACAACTATTGCAGGAATTAAGCTTGAAATCTACTATACTTCGATTAAGCAGCGAGAGCGTAATTATTTTCGCCAGTTAAATTTTTGCTGTCCGAGATTAAAGTGCCAGGCAACAACGCACTACATGCTTACAAACCACTTCTGCCCGCTGTCAAAACCGGTCAGCCCCTTGATTTGTATTGAATACAAAGATAAACAGAATAATTGAATTCTCAAAATACTTACTAAAAAGGCATTTCGTTTTTATTAACTGATGTAAGAAAATCAGGAGCTTTCGGAGCAATAGGAAGTGGCGTATCACTTCCATTTATAGCCATACTGGAAGTAAATTCTTGTACTGGCACATCTTCATCAACATTCATAAACTTTGCAAATTCACTTTTAAAGCGAAGTCTTACATCCCCTACCGCACCATTACGATGCTTCGCAATAATAATTTCGGCTAAACCAACTAAGGAATTTCCTCGTTCATCCTCTGTTATCTTATAATATTCAGGGCGATGAATAAAACACACCATATCAGCATCTTGTTCAATTGCCCCTGATTCACGTAAATCAGCCAGCTGCGGACGCTTCCCTTCTACACCTTGTCGGGCTTCTACCCCACGGTTCAACTGGGAAAGTGCAATAATAGGAATATTCAATTCTTTTGCTAAACCTTTTAAAGAACGGGAAATAGTACTCACTTCTTGTTCCCGGCTACCGAAGTTCATCCCACTAGCATTCATTAATTGAAGATAGTCGATAATAATACATTTAATGCCATGTTCTCTTACAAGACGACGTGCTTTGGTACGTAATTCAAATACAGAGAGACTTGGCGTATCATCTACATAAATGGGCGCATCATACAATTCTTTTATTTTAAAATCGAGTTGTTCCCATTCATAAGGTGCCAACTGTCCACTCTTAATTTTTTCGCCTGGAATTTCGCAAACATTTACAATCAAACGATTTACCAACTGTACATTACTCATTTCCAAAGAAAACAAAGCAACAGGTAAATTGAAGCTAACAGCCATATTCTTTGCCATTGAAAGGACAAAAGCCGTTTTACCCATGGCAGGACGAGCTGCAATAATAATCAAGTCTGAATTTTGCCAACCAGCGGTTATTTTATCCAAGCCATCAAATCCTGTCCGTAAACCACTTAAACCTTCCGTTTGAAGAGCTGCTTTTTGCAGCAACTCAATAGCATCTTTAATAATCGGATTAATTTGAGTAACATCCTTCTTTACATTTCTTTGAGATATTTCGAAAAGCTTACCTTCAGCTTCTTGCATTAAATCTTCCACATCAATCGTTTCATCGAAAGCCTTTCCCTGAATCATCGCAGTGAATGAAATTAATTCGCGCGCTAAATATTTTTGGGCAATAATACGTGCATGATATTCGATATGAGCACTTGAAGCCACTTTACTTGTAAGTTGTGAAATATAAAAAGCCCCCCCTACAGTTTCCAGATCCCCTCTTTTTTTTAATTGTTCAGTAACAGTAAGCATATCTACAGGGCGTTGACTAAGAGCTAAATCTACGATAGCGGCATAAATCAATTCATGAGCTTTTTCATAAAAACATTCTGGTTTTAAAATTTCACTTACCATCGAATAAGCATCCTTTTCAAGC
The genomic region above belongs to Parabacteroides pacaensis and contains:
- the dnaB gene encoding replicative DNA helicase, with translation MAENKRNTNKNTPQTAIPEIGRLQPQARELEEAVLGALMLEKDAYSMVSEILKPECFYEKAHELIYAAIVDLALSQRPVDMLTVTEQLKKRGDLETVGGAFYISQLTSKVASSAHIEYHARIIAQKYLARELISFTAMIQGKAFDETIDVEDLMQEAEGKLFEISQRNVKKDVTQINPIIKDAIELLQKAALQTEGLSGLRTGFDGLDKITAGWQNSDLIIIAARPAMGKTAFVLSMAKNMAVSFNLPVALFSLEMSNVQLVNRLIVNVCEIPGEKIKSGQLAPYEWEQLDFKIKELYDAPIYVDDTPSLSVFELRTKARRLVREHGIKCIIIDYLQLMNASGMNFGSREQEVSTISRSLKGLAKELNIPIIALSQLNRGVEARQGVEGKRPQLADLRESGAIEQDADMVCFIHRPEYYKITEDERGNSLVGLAEIIIAKHRNGAVGDVRLRFKSEFAKFMNVDEDVPVQEFTSSMAINGSDTPLPIAPKAPDFLTSVNKNEMPF
- a CDS encoding site-specific integrase: MTIKWYHIFLLDKENDKSDAKLRFRVRWGQNIVAFSLGFRVDTSKWSLDTQRCKNGTTHGKNKVMASVINREINRYEEAAEKIFNQFEKENKVPDKQTFREAFLKEVRNIEVPEELSEESVFLKAYNTFTKEMGFQNSWTDATYKKFATLKNHLLAFNNKITFSSLNEEGLNSFVAYLKDDADLRNSTIKKQIGFLKWFLRWANAKGYHDIRNFEIFSPKLKDTEKKVIFLEWDELMKVYNFEFPKNKRYLERVRDVFCFCCFTSLRYSDVANLKWHNVSDDYIMITTIKTADTLKIELNDYSKEILEKYRDYSFPDNKVLPVITNQKMNEYIKQVGYVCEINTPINITYYRGNKRIDEVYPKYKLLGTHSGRRTFICNALMLGISPEVVMKWTGHSDYKSMKPYIGITDSSKQEAMKLFNKNKSKQTHSPQNSPQTEKTTDNQ